The DNA window TCATAATTAATTTTAAAAGAGTAGATTTTCCACAACCACTTGGACCCATAATTCCAGTTAATTGTCCTTTTTTAATTTTTAAAGAAAAATCTTTTAAAATTTTATTATCAGTATTTTCATAAGAATATGAAATATTATCTATAAGAATATCATTACTTTCTGTAATATCATTATTTACAATAGAAATATTATCACTTACTGCTGGCTTTTCATCCATTAGATTTAAAACTCTTTCCCCAGATGCAAAAGTTTGAGCAAGTATATTTCCAAGAGCAGCTAGATTAATATAAGGGGCAAAACTTCCAACTTGTAAAACTCCTGCTAAGATAGTAGCTTCTACACTTACTAAGCCTTTTGAAATCAAGAAAAAGCTTAAAAGTAATTGAGAAATAGAAAGTATTATTATAGCAGAATCAACCATCATTTGAACTTCTGATGCCTTATTTCTTAAATCTTTTTGATTTTCTCCTAAAGATGAAGTTATTTCATCAATTTTCTTTAAAACTTTTTTACCTTGTGAATATTGTATAATTTCTCTTATTCCTTTTAATTTATCTAAAAATTCATCATTCAATTTTCCTAGTTTACTTCTAACTTCTACACCAGATTTTGCTGACCTTTTATGTGCTATATAAGGAACAACTATACCTACAATAAATTGTGCAAACAACATATATAGAGCATAGATATAATTTAATTGAAAGAAATACAAGAACAAGAAAATGCTTGTAAAAAATGCAATTATAACTGGTGAAATAGTATGAGCAAAGAAAACTTCTAAAAGCTCAATATCTGATGTTATCATAGAGATTAAATTTCCTTGATTTTTATTTTCCATTTTAGCAGGAGTAAGTTTTCTCATAATTTTAAACAGTTTAACTCTTATTTCTGCCAAAATGTGAAAGGCTATATAATGGTTTGCAAATTGCTCTAAATAATATAAAATAGCTCTAAAAAATCCACAGAATATCATTGCATAAAAATATGTTTGAGTTGAATATCCACCACCAAAAACATATTTAAGACCATCTTTTGTAGCAGGGATAACACTTAAAAAGGCATAAGCTCCAAAAAGTGTTATACAAAAAGAAAATACAAATCCAATTACACCTGTTGACATAGCAATAGCCATAAATTTCCAAAGAGAGTCTAAAAGTTTTAATAAGTTAGATACTATATTAAAAGTTGACCGATTTTTCATACTTTTCACCTCTCTTTGTTAAA is part of the Fusobacterium nucleatum genome and encodes:
- a CDS encoding ABC transporter ATP-binding protein/permease, with the protein product MKNRSTFNIVSNLLKLLDSLWKFMAIAMSTGVIGFVFSFCITLFGAYAFLSVIPATKDGLKYVFGGGYSTQTYFYAMIFCGFFRAILYYLEQFANHYIAFHILAEIRVKLFKIMRKLTPAKMENKNQGNLISMITSDIELLEVFFAHTISPVIIAFFTSIFLFLYFFQLNYIYALYMLFAQFIVGIVVPYIAHKRSAKSGVEVRSKLGKLNDEFLDKLKGIREIIQYSQGKKVLKKIDEITSSLGENQKDLRNKASEVQMMVDSAIIILSISQLLLSFFLISKGLVSVEATILAGVLQVGSFAPYINLAALGNILAQTFASGERVLNLMDEKPAVSDNISIVNNDITESNDILIDNISYSYENTDNKILKDFSLKIKKGQLTGIMGPSGCGKSTLLKLIMRFWDVDSGKIVLDRKDVKATPLKNLYQKFNYMTQSTSLFIGNIRDNLLVAKADATDEEIYTALKKASFYDYVISLPDKLDSVVEEGGKNFSGGERQRIGLARAFLANREFFLLDEPTSNLDILNEAIILKSLADEAKDKTVILVSHRESTLSICNNIFKI